The genomic DNA CTGCTGAAAGGTCCGCGCGAGGCCGAGCCGCGACCGCACGTGCGCACTGCGCCGCGTCACGTCGCGCCCCCGCAGCACCACCCGCCCGGCCCGCGGCCGCAGCGTCCCGGCGAGACAGTGGAACAGGGTGGACTTCCCCGCCCCGTTGGGCCCGACGAGCGCGGTGACCCGCCCGGCCACGACCCGCAGATCGACCCCGGAGAGCACGGCGAAGTCCCCGTACGAAACGGAGACCCCGCGGGCGGCGAGCACGTCCTCGCCCGCGGCGGGCAGTGCGGATGAGGCGGCGGGGTGCCGGTCGAGCGGGGGGCGGTCTTCGGCGGCGGACCGGGGACCGCGGTACGGCGGTTGCCGGGCCTCGCCCGCGCCCGCGGCTCCCGTCGCGCGCGGCTCCGGGATCACGGCGCCGCCGGCGGTACGCGCCGGTGGTGGCCCGGCAGCCGCGGCACCCGCCCCTGCCGCACCCGGTTGCGCCACCTTCCGCCGTACGCGCAGCCCCAGCGGGGTCAGCCTCGGGGCGCGGCGCCGGCGGGATGCCGCCCGGTGCGCCGCCTCGTACAGGCCGCCCGGGAAGCGGCCCAGGAGGACGGCCAGGATGCCGATCACCGCCGCCGCCATGCCGCCGCGGGTGCCCGCGTCCAGGCCGACCAGCAGGGCCGAGGCCAGGAGCGCGCCCAGCATGCTGTCCGCGCCCAGCACGACCACCGCCGCGAACCACAGCAGGCCCCGCACCGGGTCGAAGGCGTTGGGGTCGAAGGCGCGGGCGCCCATGGCCAGCATGCCGCCGCCCAGGGCGGCCAGCGCCGCGCCCGCCGCGAAGGCGGTGACCTTCAGGGCCGGCACCGGGACGCCCGCGGCCGCGGCGCCGGACTCGTGGTCCCGTATCGCCGCCAGCGCGCGGCCCTGGCGGCCGCGGCGCAGGGCCCGGGCCGCCGCCACCGCGGCGGCGAGCAGCAGGAGTTCGAGTACGTAGAAGGCCCGGTCCCCGGTGAAGCCCGCCGGGCGGCCCAGCGTCAGGCCCGACGTCGCGTACGGCTGCGCGAAGACGAAGCGGCTCACCGCCACCCCCACCGCCAGCGTGACCAGTGCCAGTGCCAGGCCCCGCCGCCGGATCGCCGGATACCCCGTGACCAGCCCCACCGGCGCCACCAGCAGCACCGCGACGCCGAGCGCCACCAGCTCCGGCAGCTCGGGCAGCCCCGGGAACCGCCCCGCCGCCAGCAGCGCCGTGAACAGCGCCCCCAGCCCTGCGTACGCCGCCTGCCCCAGCGAGACCTGGCCTCCTCGCCCCGTGACGACCACCAGCGACAGCAGCACCACCGCCAGCGCCGGCACCTGGACCGACGTGGTCAGGTCCGGGCCCGCGAAGCCCAGCGGCAGCAGGAACAGCACCCCGGCGACCAGCCACGTCCGCCCGTCGCCCGCCGCCGAGTCCAGGGTGTCGGCCGGCACCCGCAGGAAGCCGTCTTCCGAGCCGGCCCGGAGCCGCGGCAGCGCCAGCGCCGCGACCAGCAGCAGCACGGCGAAGAGGTTCGCGCCCAGCGCCTGCACCAACTGCTCGCCCCAGCCCGCCGGATGGAGCCGGGTGAGCTGCGCCTGCGCCACGCCGACCGCCAGCGCCACCGTCACGACCGCCGGCAGGCTCCGCAGCCCGGCCGCGACCGCGACCCCGAGGACGGCCATCACCAGCAGCGGCAGCCCGTACGGGTCCAGCCGGTACTCCGGCGCCAGCAGCACGCCCGTGACACCCGCCGTGAACGTGCCGAACGCCCAGCCCGCGTCCGCGACCCGGTCGGCGTCGATGCCGCTGAGCGCCGCGAGCCGCCGGTTGTCGACCACCGCGCGCAGCTCCCGCCCGAACCGGGTCCACCGCGTGACCGCCGCGACCGCGCCGGCCAGCGCCACCGCCGTACCGAGCTGCACCCACGGGTCGGACGGCAGCAGTTCCGGCGCGTCCGTGCGCGCACCCGTACCCCACAGCAGCCCCGCCGCGCCCA from Streptomyces sp. CMB-StM0423 includes the following:
- a CDS encoding ABC transporter permease subunit, with amino-acid sequence MSLTYELTLAGLAVGSAAALSGIGVVVTYRATGVLNLAHGAVAMFTAYVMRQLAVGWNWPLWAAAAVSLLVVAPGIGLLMGRFVFRPLSVLQSGGAGAGGAQALVASLGVFVLLMGAAGLLWGTGARTDAPELLPSDPWVQLGTAVALAGAVAAVTRWTRFGRELRAVVDNRRLAALSGIDADRVADAGWAFGTFTAGVTGVLLAPEYRLDPYGLPLLVMAVLGVAVAAGLRSLPAVVTVALAVGVAQAQLTRLHPAGWGEQLVQALGANLFAVLLLVAALALPRLRAGSEDGFLRVPADTLDSAAGDGRTWLVAGVLFLLPLGFAGPDLTTSVQVPALAVVLLSLVVVTGRGGQVSLGQAAYAGLGALFTALLAAGRFPGLPELPELVALGVAVLLVAPVGLVTGYPAIRRRGLALALVTLAVGVAVSRFVFAQPYATSGLTLGRPAGFTGDRAFYVLELLLLAAAVAAARALRRGRQGRALAAIRDHESGAAAAGVPVPALKVTAFAAGAALAALGGGMLAMGARAFDPNAFDPVRGLLWFAAVVVLGADSMLGALLASALLVGLDAGTRGGMAAAVIGILAVLLGRFPGGLYEAAHRAASRRRRAPRLTPLGLRVRRKVAQPGAAGAGAAAAGPPPARTAGGAVIPEPRATGAAGAGEARQPPYRGPRSAAEDRPPLDRHPAASSALPAAGEDVLAARGVSVSYGDFAVLSGVDLRVVAGRVTALVGPNGAGKSTLFHCLAGTLRPRAGRVVLRGRDVTRRSAHVRSRLGLARTFQQPAVFPSLTVAENVAVGAEQGRVRDPAATDRVLRLLGLDGPLRDRPATDLPTGTLRRVELGRALAGGPRVLLLDEPAAGLDLAETAALVRILRALAADGMALLVVEHDLELVGELADTVYAMAAGRIVASGTAADVLAATRTGPAPAEGAPAEAP